The Rhodococcus sp. X156 genome window below encodes:
- a CDS encoding helix-turn-helix transcriptional regulator, producing MAETPASQRGVYGISVAAELSGISPQTLRLYERRGLVAPSRTDGGTRRYSEDDLRQLQRVAELVEAGVNLVGVAHIVELEQHNVRLRRSNDELTSDNSQLESDNARLRAERGD from the coding sequence ATGGCGGAGACACCGGCCTCGCAGCGCGGGGTGTACGGGATCTCGGTGGCCGCCGAGCTCTCCGGCATCAGCCCGCAGACGCTGCGGCTCTACGAGCGCCGCGGGCTGGTCGCGCCCTCGCGCACCGACGGGGGCACCCGCCGCTACAGCGAGGACGACCTGCGCCAGCTGCAGCGGGTGGCGGAGCTGGTGGAGGCCGGGGTCAACCTGGTCGGGGTCGCCCACATCGTGGAGCTGGAGCAGCACAACGTGCGCCTGCGCCGGAGCAACGACGAGCTCACCTCGGACAACAGCCAGCTGGAGAGCGACAACGCCCGGCTGCGGGCCGAGCGCGGGGACTGA
- a CDS encoding fatty acyl-AMP ligase — protein sequence MSTFTETLYRTAATSPNGMVTGEPDAPLRRSWGEIHALARKGAGALAAAGVGPGDAVTILAGESVEIAPAIQSAWMRGASVTMLHQPTPRTDLGVWAEETMTVLDMVGASVVLLGEPFGAIKPLLEERKVAVVEMADLVTGPDTDPLEVDEDATALLQLTSGSTGTPKGVRITHRNLNANILGMAKGANFDYGNDVMVSWLPLFHDMGMVGFLTVPMTLGVDLISITPMDFLRSPLLWLELISRYKGTITAAPNFAYAVVAKRLAKEEDGKYDLSSMRFALNGAEPIDPAAAFSFLEAGARFGLRSSAMVPAYGMAESTLAISFHPLDTDLIVDTVDTDALERDRVAKPATGENTRGFPSLGLPLEGIEVRTVDPEGNVLPTRGVGVLQLRGEPITPGYLTVDGPQDIRDDEGWLDTGDEGYVTEDGHVVVCGRVKDVIIMGGRNIYPTDIERAAATVAGVRAGNVVAVRMEAGERRESFAVVLESNQHADEAQVERIRKEVTAAVVSATGVRPRNVTVLAPGSVPKTPSGKLRRSTSVALVS from the coding sequence GTGAGTACGTTTACCGAGACCCTGTACCGCACCGCTGCCACCTCCCCGAACGGGATGGTCACCGGTGAGCCGGATGCACCCCTGCGCCGCAGCTGGGGCGAGATCCACGCGCTGGCCCGCAAGGGCGCCGGTGCGCTGGCCGCCGCGGGGGTGGGCCCCGGTGACGCAGTCACCATCCTGGCCGGTGAGTCGGTGGAGATCGCCCCGGCGATCCAGTCGGCGTGGATGCGTGGCGCCAGCGTCACCATGCTGCACCAGCCCACCCCGCGCACCGACCTGGGCGTGTGGGCCGAGGAGACCATGACGGTGCTGGACATGGTCGGCGCCAGCGTCGTCCTGCTCGGCGAGCCCTTCGGCGCCATCAAGCCGCTGCTGGAGGAGCGCAAGGTCGCCGTGGTGGAGATGGCTGACCTGGTCACCGGCCCGGACACGGACCCGCTCGAGGTGGACGAGGACGCCACGGCGCTGCTGCAGCTGACCTCGGGCTCCACCGGGACCCCCAAGGGCGTGCGGATCACCCACCGCAACCTCAACGCCAACATCCTGGGCATGGCCAAGGGCGCCAACTTCGACTACGGCAACGACGTCATGGTCAGCTGGCTGCCGCTGTTCCACGACATGGGCATGGTCGGGTTCCTCACCGTGCCGATGACCCTGGGCGTGGACCTCATCTCCATCACCCCGATGGACTTCCTGCGCTCCCCGCTGCTGTGGCTGGAGCTGATCAGCCGCTACAAGGGCACCATCACCGCCGCCCCGAACTTCGCCTACGCCGTGGTCGCCAAGCGCCTGGCCAAGGAGGAGGACGGCAAGTACGACCTGTCCTCCATGCGCTTCGCGCTCAACGGCGCCGAGCCGATCGACCCGGCCGCGGCGTTCAGCTTCCTGGAGGCCGGGGCCCGCTTCGGCCTGCGCTCCTCGGCGATGGTTCCCGCCTACGGCATGGCCGAGTCCACCCTGGCCATCTCCTTCCACCCGCTGGACACCGACCTCATCGTGGACACGGTGGACACCGACGCGCTGGAGCGCGACCGGGTGGCCAAGCCCGCCACGGGGGAGAACACCCGCGGCTTCCCGAGCCTGGGTCTGCCGCTGGAGGGCATCGAGGTGCGCACCGTCGACCCGGAGGGCAACGTGCTGCCCACCCGCGGGGTCGGCGTGCTGCAGCTGCGCGGCGAGCCGATCACCCCCGGCTACCTCACCGTGGACGGCCCGCAGGACATCCGCGACGACGAGGGCTGGCTGGACACCGGTGACGAGGGCTACGTCACCGAGGACGGCCACGTGGTGGTCTGTGGCCGCGTCAAGGACGTCATCATCATGGGTGGGCGCAACATCTACCCCACCGACATCGAGCGGGCCGCAGCCACCGTCGCCGGGGTGCGTGCCGGCAACGTGGTGGCCGTGCGGATGGAGGCCGGCGAGCGCCGGGAGTCCTTCGCCGTGGTGCTGGAGAGCAACCAGCACGCCGACGAGGCCCAGGTGGAGCGCATCCGCAAGGAGGTGACCGCCGCGGTGGTCAGCGCCACCGGGGTGCGCCCGCGCAACGTCACGGTGCTGGCCCCGGGCTCGGTGCCCAAGACGCCGTCGGGCAAGCTGCGCCGCTCCACCTCGGTGGCCCTGGTCAGCTAG
- a CDS encoding 50S ribosomal protein L25/general stress protein Ctc, whose product MAENITLNAEKRTEFGKGAARRTRNAGKVPAVVYGHGTDPVHLALPALEFARVLRAHGTNAVITVTADGEEHLALVKTVVVHPLRNYIEHADLLVIRRGEKVNVEIPVTIVGDPAPGALVTQDASTVEVEADVMTIPEQIEVSIDGRPVGTQIVASDLALPEGATLVSDPEMLVVNIVEAPSEAALEAELDTEGAGVVEDAPDEGTVADEAPAADNASEADQS is encoded by the coding sequence GTGGCCGAGAACATCACCCTCAACGCTGAGAAGCGCACCGAGTTCGGCAAGGGTGCTGCCCGCCGCACCCGCAACGCCGGCAAGGTCCCCGCCGTGGTCTACGGCCACGGCACCGACCCCGTGCACCTGGCGCTGCCCGCGCTGGAGTTCGCCCGCGTGCTGCGCGCCCACGGCACCAACGCCGTCATCACCGTCACCGCCGACGGCGAGGAGCACCTGGCGCTGGTGAAGACCGTCGTCGTGCACCCGCTGCGCAACTACATCGAGCACGCCGACCTGCTGGTGATCCGTCGCGGCGAGAAGGTCAACGTCGAGATCCCCGTCACCATCGTCGGCGACCCGGCCCCCGGCGCCCTGGTCACCCAGGACGCCAGCACGGTCGAGGTCGAGGCCGACGTCATGACCATCCCGGAGCAGATCGAGGTGTCCATCGACGGCCGCCCCGTCGGCACGCAGATCGTCGCCAGCGACCTCGCGCTGCCCGAGGGCGCGACCCTGGTCTCCGACCCGGAGATGCTGGTCGTCAACATCGTGGAGGCCCCCTCCGAGGCCGCGCTGGAGGCCGAGCTCGACACCGAGGGCGCCGGCGTGGTGGAGGATGCTCCGGACGAGGGCACCGTGGCCGACGAGGCCCCCGCCGCGGACAACGCCTCCGAGGCCGACCAGAGCTGA
- a CDS encoding UDP-glucose/GDP-mannose dehydrogenase family protein, which yields MGHRITVLGTGYLGATHAASMAELGHDVLGVDVDPGKVAKLNDGEVPFYEPGLQQILQAHLAGGRLRFTGSYAEAAAWGDVHFLTVGTPQKTGELSADLTAVEAVIDSLAPLLTTPAVVLGKSTVPVGTAAVLGARLRAVAPAGDEVELAWNPEFLREGFAVQDTIHPDRLVLGVDADRPGTAERLTREIYAQLLAEDVPLLVTDLATAELAKVAANAFLATKISFINAIADVCEAAGADVVRLADAIGYDDRIGRRFLNAGIGFGGGCLPKDIRAFMARAGELGVGHAMAFLREVDNVNMSRRAAMVERTRLAVGGSLLGARVAVLGAAFKPDSDDVRDSPALNVAGQMQLQGAAVSVYDPKATESCRRVFPTLTYATTALEACTRADAVLVLTEWEEFRQLAPESLAGQVGARVVIDGRNCLDPARWRAAGWTYLGVGRP from the coding sequence ATGGGTCACAGGATCACGGTGCTGGGCACCGGGTACCTGGGCGCCACCCACGCGGCGAGCATGGCCGAGCTGGGCCACGACGTGCTCGGGGTGGACGTGGACCCCGGCAAGGTGGCCAAGCTCAACGACGGCGAGGTCCCGTTCTACGAGCCCGGGCTGCAACAGATCCTGCAGGCGCACCTGGCCGGTGGCCGGCTGCGGTTCACCGGCTCCTACGCCGAGGCCGCCGCCTGGGGCGACGTGCACTTCCTCACCGTCGGCACCCCGCAGAAGACCGGCGAGCTCTCCGCCGACCTGACGGCCGTGGAGGCGGTGATCGACTCGCTGGCGCCGCTCCTCACCACGCCGGCGGTGGTCCTCGGCAAGTCCACCGTGCCGGTGGGCACCGCCGCCGTCCTCGGTGCGCGGCTGCGCGCGGTGGCCCCGGCCGGCGACGAGGTGGAGCTGGCGTGGAACCCCGAGTTCCTCCGGGAGGGCTTCGCCGTGCAGGACACCATCCATCCCGACCGGCTGGTCCTCGGCGTCGACGCGGACCGCCCGGGCACCGCCGAGCGGCTGACCCGGGAGATCTACGCGCAGCTGCTGGCCGAGGACGTCCCGCTGCTGGTCACCGACCTGGCCACCGCCGAGCTGGCGAAGGTGGCCGCCAACGCCTTCCTGGCCACCAAGATCTCCTTCATCAACGCCATCGCCGACGTCTGCGAGGCCGCCGGCGCGGACGTGGTGCGGCTGGCCGACGCCATCGGCTACGACGACCGCATCGGCCGTCGCTTCCTCAACGCCGGCATCGGGTTCGGCGGCGGCTGCCTGCCCAAGGACATCCGGGCGTTCATGGCCCGCGCCGGCGAGCTGGGCGTGGGCCACGCCATGGCCTTCCTGCGCGAGGTGGACAACGTCAACATGAGCCGCCGCGCCGCCATGGTCGAGCGCACCCGCCTCGCCGTCGGGGGCTCGCTGCTCGGCGCCCGGGTGGCGGTGCTGGGGGCGGCGTTCAAGCCCGACTCCGACGACGTGCGTGACTCGCCGGCGCTGAACGTGGCCGGGCAGATGCAGCTGCAGGGCGCCGCGGTGAGCGTGTACGACCCCAAGGCGACGGAGAGCTGCCGGCGGGTGTTCCCCACGCTCACCTACGCGACCACCGCGCTGGAGGCCTGCACCCGCGCCGACGCGGTGCTCGTGCTGACGGAGTGGGAGGAGTTCCGCCAGCTCGCCCCGGAGTCCCTCGCCGGCCAGGTCGGCGCCCGGGTCGTCATCGACGGCCGCAACTGCCTGGACCCGGCCCGCTGGCGGGCGGCGGGGTGGACCTACCTCGGAGTGGGCCGGCCCTGA
- a CDS encoding PQQ-dependent sugar dehydrogenase has translation MITWALGAVLLLSACTTEPTAPPAPPPPGTPALQVQTVAAGLEHPWDVGFLPDGSMLVTERAGRLQLVRDGVTTAVRADLSDVHARGEAGLMGLLVHPDFAGSRQFSTCQAHAQDGRAVDVRVSTWQLSADGASATRVGDPLLSGIPLNPSGRHSGCRLALGPAGELLVATGDTARAGVAQDLGSLGGKTLRADLATGAALPGAPLPEHPYVWTYGHRNLQGVAVRPGSGQVYTAEHGPDVDDEVNLLRAGANYGWDPSQGGTETSYDESVPMTDTARFPDAVAALWSSGDPTEAVSGATFLTGAQWGPLEGGLVVAALKGQQALVLRLDPAGQVSDVVQLPELDGTHGRLRAVQQGPDGALYVTTDNGSGDELLRVTPTGG, from the coding sequence GTGATCACGTGGGCGCTCGGCGCCGTGCTGCTGCTGAGCGCCTGCACCACCGAGCCGACCGCGCCCCCGGCCCCGCCGCCGCCTGGCACCCCCGCGCTGCAGGTGCAGACCGTGGCCGCCGGGCTGGAGCACCCCTGGGACGTGGGGTTCCTGCCGGACGGGTCGATGCTGGTGACCGAGCGGGCAGGGCGCCTGCAGCTGGTGCGCGACGGCGTCACCACCGCGGTGCGCGCCGACCTCTCCGACGTCCACGCCCGCGGCGAGGCGGGCCTGATGGGCCTGCTGGTGCACCCCGACTTCGCCGGCAGCCGGCAGTTCTCCACCTGCCAGGCCCACGCCCAGGACGGGCGAGCGGTGGACGTGCGGGTGAGCACCTGGCAGCTGTCCGCCGACGGCGCGAGCGCGACTCGGGTCGGTGACCCGCTGCTGTCCGGCATCCCGCTGAACCCCTCGGGGCGCCACTCCGGCTGCCGGCTCGCGCTGGGTCCCGCCGGCGAGCTGCTGGTCGCCACCGGCGACACCGCCCGCGCCGGCGTGGCCCAGGACCTGGGCTCGCTGGGCGGCAAGACCCTGCGCGCCGACCTGGCCACGGGTGCCGCCCTGCCCGGCGCCCCGCTGCCCGAGCACCCCTACGTGTGGACCTACGGCCACCGCAACCTGCAGGGCGTCGCGGTGCGTCCGGGCAGCGGGCAGGTGTACACCGCCGAGCACGGGCCGGACGTGGACGACGAGGTGAACCTGCTGCGCGCGGGCGCCAACTACGGGTGGGACCCCAGCCAGGGCGGCACCGAGACCAGCTACGACGAGTCGGTGCCGATGACCGACACCGCACGCTTCCCGGACGCGGTGGCGGCGCTGTGGTCCTCCGGAGATCCCACCGAGGCGGTCTCCGGCGCCACCTTCCTCACCGGCGCGCAGTGGGGTCCGCTGGAGGGCGGGCTGGTGGTGGCCGCGCTCAAGGGCCAGCAGGCGCTGGTGCTGCGGCTGGACCCCGCCGGCCAGGTGAGCGACGTGGTGCAGCTGCCCGAGCTGGACGGCACCCACGGGCGGCTGCGCGCGGTGCAGCAGGGCCCCGACGGCGCCCTCTACGTCACCACCGACAACGGCTCCGGGGACGAGCTGCTGCGGGTCACCCCCACCGGCGGCTGA
- the glmU gene encoding bifunctional UDP-N-acetylglucosamine diphosphorylase/glucosamine-1-phosphate N-acetyltransferase GlmU, with protein MRTGPSAEPAAVVVLAAGAGTRMRSSLPKVLHQVGGRSLLAHSLHAAAGLSPRHLVAVVGHDRERVGAAVADVAAELDRPVAAAVQAEQNGTGHAVQCALAELPADLTGTVVVTYADVPLLDTATLRELLAAHTEQDAAVTVLTTHLSDPTGYGRVLRDDTGQVSSIVEHKDASPEQLAVTEVNSGVYAFDAAVLRTGLGRLDTNNSQGELYLTDLVHGARTDGHRVAGLAVTDDWLVAGVNDKVQLSQLGAELNRRVLARWMRAGVTVVDPATTWLDVTVELAPDVQLHPGVQLHGRTRVDTGAQVGPDTTLTDVRVGANASVVRTHGSEAVIGADATVGPFAYLRPGTVLGAAGKIGTFVETKNASIGAGSKVPHLTYVGDATVGEHSNIGASSVFVNYDGVSKSRTEIGSHVRTGSDTMFIAPVRVGDGAYTGAGTVVSQDVPPGALAVSGGRQRNIEGWVARKRPGTAAAQAAEATRATAAAPQTPTTPTLSTPKDGEAL; from the coding sequence ATGCGCACTGGTCCATCCGCCGAACCCGCCGCAGTGGTGGTGCTGGCTGCCGGAGCCGGGACGCGGATGCGCTCCAGCCTGCCGAAGGTGCTGCACCAGGTGGGCGGGCGCAGCCTGCTCGCGCACTCCCTGCACGCCGCGGCCGGGCTCTCCCCCCGCCACCTCGTCGCCGTGGTCGGGCACGACCGCGAGCGGGTCGGCGCGGCGGTGGCCGACGTTGCTGCCGAGCTGGACCGCCCCGTCGCTGCCGCCGTGCAGGCCGAGCAGAACGGCACCGGCCACGCCGTGCAGTGCGCGCTGGCCGAGCTGCCCGCCGACCTCACCGGGACCGTGGTGGTGACCTACGCCGACGTGCCGCTGCTGGACACCGCGACGCTGCGCGAGCTGCTGGCCGCGCACACCGAGCAGGACGCCGCGGTCACCGTGCTCACCACCCACCTGTCCGACCCCACCGGCTACGGCCGGGTGCTGCGCGACGACACCGGGCAGGTCAGCTCCATCGTGGAGCACAAGGACGCCTCCCCGGAGCAGCTGGCGGTCACCGAGGTCAACTCCGGTGTGTACGCCTTCGACGCGGCCGTGCTGCGCACCGGGCTGGGTCGGCTGGACACCAACAACTCCCAGGGCGAGCTGTACCTGACCGACCTGGTGCACGGTGCCCGCACGGACGGCCACCGGGTGGCCGGGCTCGCCGTCACCGACGACTGGCTGGTGGCCGGCGTCAACGACAAGGTGCAGCTGTCCCAGCTGGGCGCGGAGCTCAACCGGCGGGTGCTGGCGCGCTGGATGCGCGCCGGCGTGACCGTGGTCGACCCCGCCACCACCTGGCTGGACGTCACCGTCGAGCTGGCCCCCGACGTGCAGCTGCACCCCGGGGTGCAGCTGCACGGGCGCACCCGGGTGGACACCGGCGCTCAGGTGGGGCCGGACACCACCCTCACCGACGTGCGCGTGGGGGCGAACGCCTCGGTGGTGCGCACCCACGGCAGCGAAGCCGTGATCGGCGCGGATGCCACGGTGGGCCCGTTCGCCTACCTGCGCCCCGGCACCGTGCTGGGCGCGGCCGGCAAGATCGGCACCTTCGTGGAGACCAAGAACGCCAGCATCGGCGCCGGCTCCAAGGTCCCGCACCTGACCTACGTCGGCGACGCCACCGTGGGCGAGCACAGCAACATCGGCGCCTCCAGCGTGTTCGTCAACTACGACGGCGTGAGCAAGAGCCGCACCGAGATCGGCTCGCACGTCCGCACCGGCTCCGACACCATGTTCATCGCCCCGGTGCGGGTGGGCGACGGCGCCTACACCGGCGCGGGCACCGTGGTCAGCCAGGACGTGCCGCCGGGAGCGCTCGCCGTCTCCGGGGGCCGCCAGCGCAACATCGAGGGCTGGGTCGCCCGCAAGCGCCCCGGCACCGCCGCCGCGCAGGCCGCCGAGGCCACCCGCGCCACCGCAGCAGCACCACAGACCCCCACCACCCCCACCCTCTCAACTCCTAAGGACGGCGAAGCTCTGTGA
- a CDS encoding ribose-phosphate diphosphokinase codes for MPATPKKNLMFFAGRAHPELADQVAEQLGVSITPQTARDFANGEIFVRFEESVRGCDAFVLQSHCAPINTWLMEQLIMVDALKRASAKRITVIMPFYPYARQDKKHRGREPISARLIADMFKTAGADRIMTVDLHTAQIQGFFDGPVDHLLATSLLSEYVTSKYPDENVTVVSPDSGRVRQAEKWADTLGGVPIAFVHKTRDPRVPNQVKANRVVGDVEGRTCILIDDMIDTGGTIASAVQVLRDAGAKDVIIAATHGVLSGPATERLSTCGAREVIFTNTLPIGEDKQFPQLTVLSIAPLLARAIRAVFEDGSVTSLFDGDA; via the coding sequence ATGCCCGCAACGCCCAAGAAGAACCTGATGTTTTTTGCCGGGCGCGCGCACCCCGAGCTGGCCGACCAGGTTGCCGAGCAGCTGGGCGTCTCCATCACCCCGCAGACCGCCCGCGACTTCGCCAACGGCGAGATCTTCGTGCGCTTCGAGGAGTCGGTGCGTGGGTGTGACGCCTTCGTCCTGCAGAGCCACTGCGCGCCCATCAACACCTGGCTGATGGAGCAGCTGATCATGGTCGACGCGCTCAAGCGCGCCTCCGCCAAGCGGATCACCGTGATCATGCCGTTCTACCCCTACGCCCGGCAGGACAAGAAGCACCGCGGCCGGGAGCCGATCTCGGCCCGCCTCATCGCGGACATGTTCAAGACCGCCGGCGCGGACCGCATCATGACCGTGGACCTGCACACCGCGCAGATCCAGGGCTTCTTCGACGGCCCGGTGGACCACCTGCTGGCCACCTCGCTGCTCTCGGAGTACGTCACCAGCAAGTACCCCGACGAGAACGTCACCGTGGTCTCCCCCGACTCCGGCCGGGTCCGCCAGGCGGAGAAGTGGGCCGACACCCTCGGCGGCGTGCCCATCGCGTTCGTGCACAAGACCCGTGACCCGCGGGTGCCCAACCAGGTCAAGGCCAACCGCGTGGTCGGCGACGTCGAGGGGCGCACCTGCATCCTCATCGACGACATGATCGACACCGGCGGCACCATCGCCAGCGCCGTGCAGGTGCTGCGCGACGCCGGGGCCAAGGACGTCATCATCGCCGCCACCCACGGCGTGCTGTCCGGCCCGGCCACCGAGCGGCTGTCCACCTGTGGCGCCCGCGAGGTCATCTTCACCAACACCCTGCCCATCGGCGAGGACAAGCAGTTCCCGCAGCTGACGGTGCTCTCCATCGCACCGCTGCTGGCCCGCGCCATCCGGGCGGTCTTCGAGGACGGCTCGGTGACCAGCCTCTTCGACGGCGACGCCTGA
- the pth gene encoding aminoacyl-tRNA hydrolase produces the protein MVVGLGNPGPSYARTRHNVGFLVADLLAARMSGRFSAHKRSNAEVVEGRLANRRTVLVKPRTFMNEAGGPVSSAVKFFSVGVSELVVVHDDLDLELGTVRLKRGGGEGGHNGLRSISRSLGSKDYLRVRVGIGRPPGRMDPADYVLKPFAGSERTAVELAVDDAADAVELLLVRSLTDAQQVVHAR, from the coding sequence ATGGTCGTGGGTCTGGGCAACCCGGGACCGTCCTACGCCCGCACCCGCCACAACGTCGGCTTCCTCGTCGCCGACCTGCTCGCGGCCCGGATGAGTGGACGCTTCAGCGCGCACAAGCGCAGCAACGCCGAGGTGGTGGAGGGGCGGCTGGCGAACCGGCGCACCGTCCTCGTCAAGCCGCGCACGTTCATGAACGAGGCCGGCGGCCCGGTCAGCTCGGCGGTCAAGTTCTTCTCGGTCGGGGTGAGCGAGCTGGTGGTGGTGCACGACGACCTCGACCTGGAGCTGGGCACCGTGCGGCTCAAGCGCGGTGGCGGTGAGGGCGGGCACAACGGCCTGCGCTCCATCAGCCGTTCGCTGGGCAGCAAGGACTACCTGCGGGTGCGCGTCGGCATCGGCCGCCCGCCCGGGCGGATGGATCCCGCGGACTACGTGCTCAAGCCGTTCGCGGGCTCCGAGCGCACCGCGGTGGAGCTCGCCGTGGACGACGCCGCCGACGCGGTGGAGCTGCTGCTGGTGCGCAGCCTCACCGACGCCCAGCAGGTGGTGCACGCCCGCTAG
- a CDS encoding TetR/AcrR family transcriptional regulator yields MTGLQRRAQLVDVARALFAERGYAATSVEEIALRAGVSKPVVYGHFGGKDGIYGVVVEQETQELLRRISTALSVGQPRVRSAAHPRVRLEQAAMALLTYVEECTDGFRVLVRDSPPFTLTGHFSGLLNDVASQVEHILGHEFAERGYPRQMARMYSQSLVGMVALTAQWWLDERVPDKQAVAAHLVNLCWNGLAHLESTPRLRVT; encoded by the coding sequence ATGACCGGTTTGCAGCGCCGTGCGCAGCTTGTGGACGTCGCCCGTGCCCTCTTCGCCGAGCGCGGCTACGCCGCGACGTCGGTGGAGGAGATCGCGCTGCGTGCCGGGGTGAGCAAGCCGGTGGTGTACGGCCACTTCGGTGGCAAGGACGGCATCTACGGCGTGGTGGTGGAGCAGGAGACCCAGGAGCTGCTGCGGCGGATCAGCACCGCGCTGTCGGTCGGGCAGCCGCGGGTGCGCTCGGCCGCGCACCCACGGGTGCGCCTGGAGCAGGCGGCCATGGCGCTGCTCACCTACGTGGAGGAGTGCACCGACGGCTTCCGCGTGCTGGTGCGCGACTCACCGCCGTTCACCCTCACCGGCCACTTCTCCGGCCTGCTCAACGACGTGGCCAGCCAGGTGGAGCACATCCTGGGCCACGAGTTCGCCGAGCGCGGCTACCCGCGGCAGATGGCGCGGATGTACTCGCAGTCGCTGGTGGGCATGGTGGCGCTGACGGCGCAGTGGTGGCTGGACGAGCGGGTGCCGGACAAGCAGGCGGTGGCCGCGCACCTGGTGAACCTGTGCTGGAACGGGCTGGCGCACCTGGAGAGCACCCCGCGGCTGCGGGTGACCTGA